The Bradyrhizobium oligotrophicum S58 genome contains the following window.
CCAGTGACTGCAGCAGTTGCGCCTGGCGTGACAGGTCGGCGGCGGAAATACGGTCCTTTCGCCATCCCTGCGCCGCCTGGCTGGCGAAAACCGCCAGTCCGACCGCGCCGACGGCGCCCACCCCCCACCAGCCGAGCCGCCACATCGCGCGGCGATCGAGCTCGTTCTCGTCGGCAAACAGTCCGGACAGTGTCGCGCCCGTCTTCTCCGCTCCATGCGCGCCGGCTGATTTGTGGGAGTCCTTAGCCATGAACCTGCCTTAATCGAATCACGAAGCGAACATTAACAGGAAAACCAGCATGGGTTTCAGCCGGCACAGTTTGCCCCGGCCAGAAAACGATTTATGACAGCGCCGACGTGTGCCGCTCCGTTGTTTCAGGATGTTTGATGACCGCTCGATCCAGTCTGACCATCGTGCTTGCGGCGGGCGAGGGCACGCGGATGCGCACCAGCGTGCCGAAGGTGCTGCATCCCATCGCCGGCGAATCATTGCTCGCGCACGTGCTGGCAGCGGCCCCGAAGGGGGCTGGGTCCAGCATTGCGATCGTGATCGGGCCGGAGCACGCCGCGGTCGAGAAAGAGGCCAGGCGCCTGCGTCCCGATGCGGACATTTTCGTCCAGCGCGAGCGGCTGGGGACGGCGCATGCCGTGCTCGCCGCGCGTCAGGCGATCGCGCGTGGCGCGGACGATCTGCTGGTCGTGTTCGGCGACACGCCGTTGATCACGGCCGAGACGTTTGCGCGGCTGCGGGCACCGTTGGCCAGGGGCGCAGCGCTCGCCGTGCTCGGCTTCCGTGCCGCGGATCCGACCGGCTATGGACGGCTGCTGCTGGATGGATCGAAGCTGGTGGCGATCCGCGAGCAGGCCGATGCGTCGGAGGCGGAGCGGGCGATCACGCTGTGCAATGCTGGCGTGATGGCGATGGACGGCCGTCGCGCGCTCGCGATCCTCGACAAGATCGGCAACGCCAACAGCAAGGGCGAATTCTATCTCGTCGACGCCGTGTCGATTGCGCGCGAGCAGGGGCTCGAGGCAGTCGTGATCGAGACGTCCGAGGACGAGGTGCGCGGCATCAACACCAAGGCGCAGCTCGCGCAAGCCGAAGCCGTGATGCAGAACCGGCTGCGCCGCGCAGCGATGGATGCCGGGGTGACGCTGATCGCGCCGGAGACCGTCTATCTCGCCGCCGACACCACGTTCGGCAGGGACGTCACGATCGAGCCGTTCGTCGTGATCGGCCCCGGCGTCTCGATCGGCGACGGCGCAATCGTGCATTCCTTCTCGCACATCGTGCAGTCCAAGCTCGGCCGCAACAGCCTGCTGGGCCCGTTCGCGCGGCTCAGGCCGGGCACGTCGCTCGGCGACGGCGCCAAGATCGGCAATTTCGTCGAGGCCAAGGCCGCGGTGCTGGAGGCGGGCGTCAAGGTCAACCACCTGTCCTACATCGGCGACGCCCATGTCGGCGCCAATTCCAACATCGGCGCGGGCACGATCACCTGCAACTATGATGGCTTCAACAAGCACAAGACGACGATCGGCGAGGGCGCCTTCATCGGCACCAACACCTCGCTGGTCGCGCCGATCAACATCGGCGCGCGCGCCTATATCGGTTCTGGCTCCGTGATCACGCGCGACGTGCCCGACGATGCGCTGGCGCTCGAGCGCAGCCCGCAGACCACGCGCGAAGGCGCGGCTGCGCGCTTCAGGAACGCAAAGTCACGCCACAAAAAATAGCCGCGAGCCGGAGCAGAGCAGCTTGGATTTCGGTCAACTGCTGTTCGATCTCGTCGGTGCGATTCTGGCTGCGATCGTGCGGCTGGGCACGTTTTCGGGGCGCGTCGTTTACGCCAGGCTCGGTATGACGCCGCCTGTGGAGATCATGTTGCTGACCGGACTCGGCGTATGGGCCCTGATCGGCGCGATCGCCTCTTGGGTCTTTCTATAGGCGCGCTGGCTCAGTCTTCGTCGTCCTGGAACTCGGCGAACATCGCGCGCGTCAGGCGCCAGCCGCGGCGGGGGGCGTGCTTGGCCTGCTCGTTGCCGCGGTGCTTGATCGGCAACGGCTTGAGCTCATGACTGAGGGTCGGTGGCGGCCAATGCGCCAGATGGCTCCCGGACGCCGGATGCGACAGGCTGAGCGAACTGGTTCCTTTGGGATCGGTTGGACGGCGGTAATAGGCCATGGGTCATCTCCGACGCGACAGTCTTGTGCGAAAGCGTTGACCGGACGTTAAGTTCGCTCCGAACCGACCTCCGTATCGAACCGGAGCTGCCTGCCTGTCGATGCGGTTAAGCCTTCCACTTAACCCTGTCGCAATCCGCAATAATTATTGAATCCTGAAAGCGCGCGGTTTTCGTTAAGACACTGCCACGCATTTGAATCTCTCTCGACGATTTTGGGGAACAGCGCTGATGTGCGGAATCATCGGGATCCTGGGACGCGGGCCGGTTGCCGAGCAACTTGTCGATTCCCTGAAGCGTCTCGAATATCGCGGCTATGATTCCGCTGGTGTCGCGACGCTCGAAGGCGATCACCTGGATCGGCGGCGCGCCGAGGGCAAGCTCAAGAACCTGGAGAAGCGGCTCGCACAGCAGCCCTTGAGCGGACACGCCGGCATCGGCCACACGCGCTGGGCCACCCACGGCAAGCCGACCGAGAGCAACGCGCATCCGCACGCAACTGATAATGTCGCGGTCGTGCACAACGGCATCATCGAGAATTTCCGTGAGCTGCGCGCGGAGCTCGAGAAGCAGGGCGCCAGGTTCGCGTCCGAGACCGACACCGAGACCGTCGTTCATCTCGTCAATTCCTATCTGCTGAAAGGCCATACGCCGCAGCAGGCGGTCGCTGCGTCCCTGCCGCAATTGAAGGGCGCGTTCGCGCTGGCGTTTCTGTTCAAGGGGCATGGCGACCTCTTGATCGGCGCCCGCAAGGGCTCGCCGCTGGCGATGGGCTATGGCGACGGCGAAATGTTCCTTGGCTCGGACGCGATCGCGCTGGCGCCGTTCACGGATACGATCAGCTATCTCGATGATGGCGACTGGGTCGAGATCACCCGCGGCTCCGGCGTGATCCATGACGTGTCGGGCGCGGTGGTGAAGCGGGACGTGCTGAAATCCGGCGCCTCGTCGTTCCTGGTCGACAAGGCCAACTATCGCCACTTCATGGCCAAGGAGATCCACGAGCAGCCGGAGGTCGTCGGCCACACCTTGGCGCGCTATGTCGACATGGGCACCGAGCGCGTGATGCTGCCGGCGCGGCTGCCGTTCGACTTCAACGACATCCAGCGCATCTCGATCACCGCCTGCGGCACTGCGAGCTATGCCGGCTTCGTCGCCAAATACTGGTTCGAGCGCTTCGCGCGCGTGCCGGTCGAGCTCGACGTCGCCTCGGAGTTCCGCTACCGCGAGGCGCCGTTGCGCAAGGGCGATCTCGCCATCTTCATCTCGCAGTCCGGTGAGACTGCCGACACCCTGGCTGCGCTGCGCTACGCGAAGTCGCAAGGCGCGCACACGCTCTCGGTCGTCAACGTGCCGACCTCGACGATCGCGCGCGAGAGCGAGATCGTGATGCCGACGCTCGCCGGTCCCGAGATCGGCGTTGCCTCGACCAAGGCCTTCACCTGCCAGCTGATGGTGCTGGCGGCGCTCGCGATCGCCGCCGGCCGCGGCCGTGGCGAATTGTCCGAGGCCGACGAAGCCAAGCTGGTGCACGGCCTGGTCGAAGTGCCGCGCCTGATCGCGGCGGCACTGACGACAGAACCGCAGATCGAGAAGCTCGCGCGTGAGATCGCCAAGTCGAAGGACGTGCTCTATCTCGGCCGGGGCACCTCCTATCCGCTGGCGCTGGAGGGCGCGCTGAAGCTGAAGGAGATTTCCTACATCCATGCCGAGGGCTATGCCGCCGGCGAGCTCAAGCACGGCCCGATCGCACTGATCGACGAGACCATGCCCGTCGTCGTCATCGCGCCGTATGATCGCGTGTTCGAGAAGACGGTCTCGAACATGCAGGAGGTCGCCGCGCGCGGCGGCAACATCATCCTGATGACGGACGCCAAGGGGGCCGAGGAGGCCACCGTGGAGTCCCTGGTCACGATCATCATGCCGGACATGGCCGCGACGTTCACGCCGATCGTCTACGCCATCCCGGTCCAGCTGCTGGCCTATCACACGGCCGTGGTGATGGGGACCGACGTCGACCAGCCGCGCAATCTCGCCAAATCGGTCACTGTGGAGTAGATGCGAGCGGCATCGCAGGCGATGCCGCTCGCGGCGCGGCCAGACGATGCTCTCGCATCGCCTCGAGAACCACGTGGGCATGAATTGCGACACGGCCCTCTGCACATTCGCTGTCATCCCGGCGAACGCCGGGATTCATAACCACCGCGCTTCATGGCTGGCAGTTCTGGCGGCTCCCAAACCACACCCGGGACGACGGCCGAGTTTGCCTGTACTGTCGCGCAACTGATCGACAGGGGATTCGGATGGCACTCGACACCTGGCTGCTGTTCTTCATCACGAGCATCGGGATCTCGCTGACTCCCGGGCCCAACGGCCTGCTCGCCCTGACTCACGGCGCGCTGCACGGTGGACGCAAGACGCTGTTCACGATCGCAGGCGGCCTGATCGGCTTCGTCCTGCTGATCGCCCTGTGCATGTTCGGCATCGGTGCGCTGGTCCAGGCGTCGATCACGTGGCTCGTGGTTCTGAAGTGGGTCGGCGGGCTGTATCTCGCCTGGCTCGGCATCAAGCTGTGGCGCTCGCCGCCGGTGGCGGTCGACATCGGCGGCGAAGGCACGACCGCCAGCGGCCATCAGCTGTTTCGCCAGGGCTTCCTGACCGCCGCGACCAATCCCAAATGCCTGCTCTTCTTCAGTGCGCTGTTGCCGCAATTCATCGACGTGCATCGCAGTCTGGCGGTTCAGTTCGCCGTCGTGGCCATCACTTACACGGTCACCGAGTTCGTCACCGAATGCGCCATCGCCAGCGCCGCCGCCCGTGTTCGTCCGTGGCTGGCGCGGGTGGGGCGACGCTTCAACCAGGCCTGTGGCGGCATCTTCGTGGCGATCGGTCTTGCCCTGCCGCTGCGGAGCGCATAGTCCAGAGGACGTCTGAGGGACCTTCTCGCGGCGGCCACGGCCCCGCCCAGGTGCCGACGGCCGGCCACAGGCCGCGGCAAAGCGCGCGGCTGTGTCGGAAAGTGGGCTTTTGCCCTTCAAAAATCTGCTAAGACCCTTAGCTGAGATCTGATCCGACCTGGAAGTCCGCATGAGTTCCCGCGACGACGTGCCGCCTGAGACCGATTCCTTGACCGAACCGCCGGTCGAAACGCCCCACCATGGGTTGATGTTTCGATTCCGCAACTATTTCCTGACGGGCCTCGTGGTCGCCGGCCCCGTCGCGATTACCCTGTACATCACCTGGTGGTTCGTCACCTGGGTGGACGGGCTGGTGCGTCCGTTCGTGCCGTTGGCCTACCGGCCTGAGACCTATCTTCCGTTCGGCGTGCCTGGCTCCGGGCTCATCGTGGCCGTCGTCGGGCTCACGCTGCTGGGCTTCCTGACGGCCAACCTGATCGGCCGCACCCTGGTCGACCTCGGCGAGCGGCTGCTCGGCCGCATCCCGGCGGTGCGCGCGATCTATCGCGGCCTCAAGCAGGTGTTCGAGACGCTGTTCTCGGGCAAGGGCTCCAGCCTGCGCCGCGTCGGCCTGGTCGAGTTTCCGTCGCCCGGCATGTGGTCGATCGTGCTGATCTCGCAGCCGCCGAGCACGGAGGTCGCGAGCCGGCTGCCCGGCGACGACGAGCAGATCTCCGTGTTCCTGCCCTGCGCCCCGAACCCGACCACCGGCTTCTTCTTCTATTTGCCGAAGAGCAAGATCATCGAAGTCGACATGAGCGCCGAGGATGCGGCGACCTTGATCATGTCCTGCGGTGTGGTGCAGCCGGGATCCGATCAGCAGAAGAAGGTCGCGGCGCTGGCCAACATGGCCAACACCGCACGCCTTGCGAACTCCCAGGCGCAACCGTCCCCAAGCCTGGAGCCGGAGCCCGCCAAGGTCGACTGATGCTCCGTCGCGACCACGCTCGTTGCGAGGCGAGGCCGCAGGCCTCGAACCGGGAATGACAGCATCGCTGTGATGTCACCTCGGCAAATGGCCGGCTAGCCTGCATCCTGCGGCACGAACACGCGCAGGCGATGTCCGTCGGGATCGCGGGCGACGAAGGTCGTGCCGAAATCCATCCGCGTCGGCGCCTGAAGGATGGTCAGGCCGCGGGCCTTCCAGTCGTCGTGAATGCGCTCGACCTCCGCGGCATCGGTGACCGTGAACGCGACCTCGCTGAAGCCTGCTGCACCGCTTGCGGCCGGCTCCACCGTGTGCCGCGACCACAGGCCCAGCATGACACCCTCGCGCAGCGGCAACATCGCGAAGGTCGGTGACTGCTCGATCACCGGGCGGCCAAGCAGGTCTGCGTAGAACGCCGCACTAGTCGGCGGGTTGTCGACATAGAGGATCAGGAAGCTGAACTCGGGCATCGTCGGTCTCCGGTAAGGGCGCCGGCAGCGGCGCTTCGCCGTAGGACTAACCGAGCCTCCTGCCAGATCCTGTCAGCATCGTTCGTCGCCGAGCGCTCCGCCTCATGTGCGGCGAGCGGGCCAGCGTGCGCCTGGCGGCCGCTTTGCGCTGCATGATGATGCGTGAAAGGCACAGCCATTGTCGTCGTCGTTTCTACAACCGACAGGCGGTGGTGTTTCAATCAGTCACCGTGGAAACATCGGGCAAACAAAAGTAAGGCGTTGGGGAGGCGCGTATGAGGCCTGTGAATCAGACGACGTTGTTGTGCGCGGTCGCGCTGTCGGGAGTGTGGCTGCAGCTGACAGGGCCCGCATCGGCCCAAACGACCTACACGCGCATCCAGGCCTTCGGCGACAGCTACGCCGACACGGGCAATCTCTGGACCTTCACCGGTGGCGCCGGCAAGCTGCCGCTCTATCCCACGGGACGCTTCAGCGGCGGCACCAATTTCGTCGACACCACCTCGACGCTGCTCGGCATTCCGCAGCTCAACTATGCGATTGGTGGTGCCCAGGCAGGCAACACCAACGTGGTCGCGCCCGGCATTCCCGGCTTCTTCCAGGAGTGGAGCGGACTGACGGGATTCTCCGGCAAGATCTCGTCGACCGATCTGGTCGAGATCTCGGTCGGCGGCAACGACGCTCGGGCCTATTACCGCGCCGGCGGCTCGCTCGCCGGCGCGCCGGTCGCTGCAGCCGTCACCGCGCAGCAGGCGATGGCTGGCATCAACGCGCTGGTCGGAGATGGCGCACGTACCATCGTGTTCACCGCCGGCGACGTCAGCACCTTGCCGGAGGCGGTTGGCAACGCCAATGCTCCGGCGGGCAAGGCCTACAGCACGACCTACAACAGCCTGATGCAATCGTCGCTTGCCGTCGTGGCGCGCTCCGGCGTGCGCGTCGAATATGTCGACACCGGGCTGGTCGGCACGCTGATCCAGGCCAATCCGTCGCGCTATGGCTTCACCAATGTCGGCGCCTGTCCGGTGGCCTGCATCGGCAATCCGGCGCTGCAGAACCAATACCTGTTCTATGTCGACGGCGTCCATCTGACCTCGCACGGCTTCGAGGTGCTGGGCCAGTACATCGTCAACCGTCTCAATGCGCCGCTGACCATCGCGCCGCAAGGCGAGGTGGCCTCGATCACGGCGATGGGGTTCGCCTCGACGCTGTTCGGCAAACTCGACCTGTTCCGGGAGACCACAGGCTTCGCGCCATCGACCATGAACTCGTTCGCCGCCGTGACCAAGGCGCCTTATGGCAAGGCCCCGCCGCTGGCGCCGGTCAGCCCGTGGTCGTTCTACATGCAGGGCAATGGCGGCCTCAGCGACCGCCAGGGCAATGCCGCCGCGAACGGCTTCAATCTCGACAGTATCGGCGGCACGATCGGCGTCGAGTACCGGCTGTCGGCGAACGCCATGATCGGCACCGCGTTCGACTACTCCAATCCGCGGGCGCGGCTGTTCAACAACACCGGTACCACGGATGCCAACTCCTATCAGATCGGCCTCTACGGCGCCTGGGCCAACAGCAACCTGTTTGCCCAAGGCCTCGCCACGATCGGCCATCAGGACTATCGCAACACGCGTCCCGGGATCGTCGATATCATCACCTCGAATCCCGGCGGCACGACCTTCGTTGCGGCGGGCAAGGCCGGCTATCTGTTCGATGCCGGCACGGCCAAGCTCGGGCCGATCGGCGGGCTGACCTATGCGCGGGCTCGCGTCGACGGTTTCACCGAGGCCGGCGATCCCGCGCTCACGCTCACGGTCGGCTCGCAGACCGCCGAGACCCTGATCGGCAGCATCGGCGTGCAACTGCGGACGCCGTTCCAGGTGCAGGGCGCCACCATCAACCCGTACCTGAACCTGACACTCGATGACGACATCATCGGCAATGGCCGCCTGATCCAGTACAGCGCGACGTCGGCGCCGGTCATCGTCAACAATTGGAGCGTCCCGAACGGCACCTCGCATGACGTCTATGGACGGATCAGCGCGGGCGTCGTGGCGCCGTTCTGGAGCAATGTGGCGCTGACGGCGAACGTCTCGCGCACCATCGGGCGGACCGGAGGCGACGACTTCTTCGGCAGTGGGGGGCTGAAGATCTCGTTCTGAGGTCGGCCGGGGCAGCAGACGTTCCGGGGGCGGCGTTGCTGCGGCGGCAAGGCGGGGGCAGTCCGGAAGGGCTGCCCCTCGCTTTTCGTGTCTTCAGTTTTGCCGGGGCGCGCGTAGTCTCCGAGGCTGCTGTCCGAATCGGAGTCCATCATCATGCCCCCCAGCATTGCCGTCATCGCGCCCGGCGCCATGGGCAGCGCGGTCGCTGCCCGCCTCGTCGAACACGGCTGCAAGGTGCTGACCTCGCTCGACGGACGTAGCGCGGCGACGCGGACGCGGGCGGCCGCGGCCGGCATGACGGCCGCGAGCGATGCCGAGATCGCCGGCGCCGACATCATCCTGTCGATCGTGCCGCCCGGCGAGGCGTTGGCGCTGGCCGAGCAGCTCGCGACGGTGATCAACCGCAACACCAAGAAGCCGGTCATCGTCGACTGCAACGCCGTCAACGTCGAGACCATCAGGAGGATCGCGGACATCGTGCTGTCGTCAGGCGCGCGCCTGGTCGACGCCGCCATCATCGGCCTGCCGCCGAAGCCTGGAACGTCCGGCCCCGCCTTCCATGTCAGCGGCGAAGCCGCCGCCGACGTCGCGGTGCTGGGCCAGCTCGGCCTCGATCTGCGCCTGATCGAAGGCCCGATCGGCGCGGCCTCGGCGCTGAAGATGTCCTATGCCGGCATCAACAAGGGATTGACCGGGCTCGGCGCCGCGATGGTATTGGCGGCGACGCGCGCCGGCGCGGCGGACGCGCTGCGCGATGAGCTCGCGTCGAGCGCGCCGCATATCCACGCGCGGCTCGGCAATGCGCTGCCGGACATGCTGCCCAAGGCCTATCGCTGGGTCGCCGAAATGCGCGAGATCGCCGGCTTCCTGGGGCCGGAGCATCCGGCGGCG
Protein-coding sequences here:
- a CDS encoding DUF502 domain-containing protein — its product is MSSRDDVPPETDSLTEPPVETPHHGLMFRFRNYFLTGLVVAGPVAITLYITWWFVTWVDGLVRPFVPLAYRPETYLPFGVPGSGLIVAVVGLTLLGFLTANLIGRTLVDLGERLLGRIPAVRAIYRGLKQVFETLFSGKGSSLRRVGLVEFPSPGMWSIVLISQPPSTEVASRLPGDDEQISVFLPCAPNPTTGFFFYLPKSKIIEVDMSAEDAATLIMSCGVVQPGSDQQKKVAALANMANTARLANSQAQPSPSLEPEPAKVD
- a CDS encoding LysE family translocator — encoded protein: MALDTWLLFFITSIGISLTPGPNGLLALTHGALHGGRKTLFTIAGGLIGFVLLIALCMFGIGALVQASITWLVVLKWVGGLYLAWLGIKLWRSPPVAVDIGGEGTTASGHQLFRQGFLTAATNPKCLLFFSALLPQFIDVHRSLAVQFAVVAITYTVTEFVTECAIASAAARVRPWLARVGRRFNQACGGIFVAIGLALPLRSA
- a CDS encoding VOC family protein, with the translated sequence MPEFSFLILYVDNPPTSAAFYADLLGRPVIEQSPTFAMLPLREGVMLGLWSRHTVEPAASGAAGFSEVAFTVTDAAEVERIHDDWKARGLTILQAPTRMDFGTTFVARDPDGHRLRVFVPQDAG
- a CDS encoding NAD(P)-dependent oxidoreductase, which encodes MPPSIAVIAPGAMGSAVAARLVEHGCKVLTSLDGRSAATRTRAAAAGMTAASDAEIAGADIILSIVPPGEALALAEQLATVINRNTKKPVIVDCNAVNVETIRRIADIVLSSGARLVDAAIIGLPPKPGTSGPAFHVSGEAAADVAVLGQLGLDLRLIEGPIGAASALKMSYAGINKGLTGLGAAMVLAATRAGAADALRDELASSAPHIHARLGNALPDMLPKAYRWVAEMREIAGFLGPEHPAAMIYEGFARLFEHLAADVQGQGTEAAQIVAFAERCRAKK
- a CDS encoding autotransporter domain-containing protein, translating into MRPVNQTTLLCAVALSGVWLQLTGPASAQTTYTRIQAFGDSYADTGNLWTFTGGAGKLPLYPTGRFSGGTNFVDTTSTLLGIPQLNYAIGGAQAGNTNVVAPGIPGFFQEWSGLTGFSGKISSTDLVEISVGGNDARAYYRAGGSLAGAPVAAAVTAQQAMAGINALVGDGARTIVFTAGDVSTLPEAVGNANAPAGKAYSTTYNSLMQSSLAVVARSGVRVEYVDTGLVGTLIQANPSRYGFTNVGACPVACIGNPALQNQYLFYVDGVHLTSHGFEVLGQYIVNRLNAPLTIAPQGEVASITAMGFASTLFGKLDLFRETTGFAPSTMNSFAAVTKAPYGKAPPLAPVSPWSFYMQGNGGLSDRQGNAAANGFNLDSIGGTIGVEYRLSANAMIGTAFDYSNPRARLFNNTGTTDANSYQIGLYGAWANSNLFAQGLATIGHQDYRNTRPGIVDIITSNPGGTTFVAAGKAGYLFDAGTAKLGPIGGLTYARARVDGFTEAGDPALTLTVGSQTAETLIGSIGVQLRTPFQVQGATINPYLNLTLDDDIIGNGRLIQYSATSAPVIVNNWSVPNGTSHDVYGRISAGVVAPFWSNVALTANVSRTIGRTGGDDFFGSGGLKISF
- the glmS gene encoding glutamine--fructose-6-phosphate transaminase (isomerizing) — translated: MCGIIGILGRGPVAEQLVDSLKRLEYRGYDSAGVATLEGDHLDRRRAEGKLKNLEKRLAQQPLSGHAGIGHTRWATHGKPTESNAHPHATDNVAVVHNGIIENFRELRAELEKQGARFASETDTETVVHLVNSYLLKGHTPQQAVAASLPQLKGAFALAFLFKGHGDLLIGARKGSPLAMGYGDGEMFLGSDAIALAPFTDTISYLDDGDWVEITRGSGVIHDVSGAVVKRDVLKSGASSFLVDKANYRHFMAKEIHEQPEVVGHTLARYVDMGTERVMLPARLPFDFNDIQRISITACGTASYAGFVAKYWFERFARVPVELDVASEFRYREAPLRKGDLAIFISQSGETADTLAALRYAKSQGAHTLSVVNVPTSTIARESEIVMPTLAGPEIGVASTKAFTCQLMVLAALAIAAGRGRGELSEADEAKLVHGLVEVPRLIAAALTTEPQIEKLAREIAKSKDVLYLGRGTSYPLALEGALKLKEISYIHAEGYAAGELKHGPIALIDETMPVVVIAPYDRVFEKTVSNMQEVAARGGNIILMTDAKGAEEATVESLVTIIMPDMAATFTPIVYAIPVQLLAYHTAVVMGTDVDQPRNLAKSVTVE
- the glmU gene encoding bifunctional UDP-N-acetylglucosamine diphosphorylase/glucosamine-1-phosphate N-acetyltransferase GlmU produces the protein MTARSSLTIVLAAGEGTRMRTSVPKVLHPIAGESLLAHVLAAAPKGAGSSIAIVIGPEHAAVEKEARRLRPDADIFVQRERLGTAHAVLAARQAIARGADDLLVVFGDTPLITAETFARLRAPLARGAALAVLGFRAADPTGYGRLLLDGSKLVAIREQADASEAERAITLCNAGVMAMDGRRALAILDKIGNANSKGEFYLVDAVSIAREQGLEAVVIETSEDEVRGINTKAQLAQAEAVMQNRLRRAAMDAGVTLIAPETVYLAADTTFGRDVTIEPFVVIGPGVSIGDGAIVHSFSHIVQSKLGRNSLLGPFARLRPGTSLGDGAKIGNFVEAKAAVLEAGVKVNHLSYIGDAHVGANSNIGAGTITCNYDGFNKHKTTIGEGAFIGTNTSLVAPINIGARAYIGSGSVITRDVPDDALALERSPQTTREGAAARFRNAKSRHKK